A single Klebsiella variicola DNA region contains:
- the era gene encoding GTPase Era, which produces MSEEKSYCGFVAIVGRPNVGKSTLLNKLLGQKISITSRKAQTTRHRIVGIHTEGPYQAIYVDTPGLHMEEKRAINRLMNKAASSSIGDVELVIFVVEGTRWTQDDEMVLNKLRDAKAPVILAVNKVDNVQDKAELLPHLQFLASQMNFLDIVPISAETGTNVDTIAAIVRKHLPEAIHHFPEDYITDRSQRFMASEIIREKLMRFLGAELPYSVTVEIERFVTNERGGYDINGLILVEREGQKKMVIGNKGAKIKTIGIEARKDMQDMFEAPVHLELWVKVKSGWADDERALRSLGYVDDL; this is translated from the coding sequence ATGAGCGAAGAAAAAAGTTATTGCGGATTTGTCGCCATCGTTGGTCGTCCAAACGTTGGCAAATCCACGCTGTTGAATAAGCTGCTTGGGCAGAAGATTTCGATCACTTCCCGAAAAGCGCAAACGACGCGTCACCGCATCGTCGGTATCCATACCGAAGGGCCGTATCAGGCGATTTACGTCGATACCCCGGGCCTGCATATGGAAGAGAAGCGTGCCATTAACCGCTTAATGAACAAAGCGGCCAGCAGCTCAATTGGCGATGTTGAACTGGTCATTTTCGTGGTGGAAGGCACTCGCTGGACGCAAGACGACGAGATGGTGCTCAACAAGCTGCGTGACGCGAAAGCGCCAGTGATCCTCGCGGTCAATAAGGTGGATAACGTGCAGGACAAAGCGGAGCTATTGCCGCACCTGCAGTTCCTCGCCAGCCAGATGAACTTCCTCGACATTGTGCCGATCTCTGCGGAAACCGGCACCAACGTCGATACTATCGCGGCGATCGTGCGTAAGCATCTGCCGGAAGCGATCCATCACTTCCCGGAAGATTATATTACCGATCGTTCCCAGCGCTTTATGGCCTCCGAGATCATCCGTGAAAAACTGATGCGTTTTCTCGGTGCTGAGCTGCCGTACTCCGTCACTGTGGAAATCGAACGTTTCGTAACCAATGAGCGCGGCGGCTACGATATCAACGGCCTGATCCTCGTCGAGCGCGAAGGGCAGAAGAAGATGGTGATTGGCAATAAAGGCGCCAAAATTAAAACCATCGGTATCGAAGCGCGTAAGGACATGCAGGACATGTTTGAAGCGCCGGTACACCTCGAGCTGTGGGTCAAAGTGAAATCCGGCTGGGCCGATGACGAGCGCGCCCTGCGCAGTCTCGGTTACGTTGACGACCTCTGA
- the rnc gene encoding ribonuclease III: MNPIVINRLQRKLGYTFHHQELLQQALTHRSASSKHNERLEFLGDSILSFVIANALYHRFPRVDEGDMSRMRATLVRGNTLAEIAREFELGECLRLGPGELKSGGFRRESILADTVEALIGGVFLDSDIQNVERLILSWYQTRLDEISPGDKQKDPKTRLQEYLQGRHLPLPSYLVVQVRGEAHDQEFTIHCQVSGLSEPVVGTGSSRRKAEQAAAEQALKKLELE, encoded by the coding sequence ATGAACCCCATCGTAATTAATCGGCTTCAACGAAAGCTGGGCTACACTTTTCATCATCAGGAGCTGTTGCAACAGGCATTAACTCACCGCAGTGCCAGCAGCAAACATAATGAGCGCCTGGAGTTTTTAGGTGACTCCATTTTAAGTTTTGTGATCGCGAATGCGCTCTATCATCGTTTTCCTCGCGTAGACGAAGGCGATATGAGCCGCATGCGCGCGACGCTGGTGCGTGGCAACACGCTGGCGGAGATCGCTCGCGAGTTTGAACTGGGCGAGTGTCTGCGCCTCGGGCCGGGCGAACTGAAAAGCGGCGGTTTCCGTCGCGAATCCATTCTCGCTGACACCGTTGAAGCGTTAATTGGCGGGGTTTTCCTCGACAGCGATATTCAGAACGTTGAACGCTTAATCCTCTCCTGGTACCAGACCCGTCTGGACGAAATCAGTCCGGGCGATAAGCAAAAGGATCCGAAGACGCGTCTGCAGGAGTATCTGCAGGGACGTCATCTGCCGCTGCCGTCCTACCTGGTGGTCCAGGTGCGTGGCGAAGCGCACGATCAGGAATTTACTATCCACTGCCAGGTCAGTGGCCTGAGTGAACCGGTGGTTGGCACAGGTTCCAGCCGTCGCAAGGCGGAGCAGGCTGCCGCCGAACAGGCGCTGAAAAAACTGGAGCTGGAATGA
- the recO gene encoding DNA repair protein RecO — translation MDGWQRAFVLHSRPWSETSLMLDVFTEESGRVRLVAKGARSKRSNLKGALQPFTPLLVRFGGRGEVKTLRSAEAVSLALPLSGITLYSGLYVNELISRVLEHETRFSELFFDYLHCIQALAGTSGSPEPALRRFELALLGHLGYGVDFLHCAGSGEPVDDTMTYRYREEKGFIASLVIDNNTFTGHHLKALASREFPDVDTLRAAKRFTRIALKPYLGGKPLKSRELFRQFMPSRKARADNTNND, via the coding sequence GTGGATGGATGGCAGCGCGCCTTTGTCCTGCATAGCCGACCGTGGAGCGAAACCAGCCTGATGCTGGACGTCTTCACGGAAGAATCGGGTCGTGTGCGCCTGGTGGCCAAAGGCGCACGCTCCAAACGCTCTAATCTCAAAGGCGCTTTACAGCCCTTTACCCCCTTACTGGTTCGCTTCGGCGGCCGCGGCGAAGTCAAAACCCTGCGCAGCGCGGAAGCCGTCTCGCTGGCGCTGCCGCTCAGTGGTATCACGCTCTACAGCGGTCTCTATGTGAACGAGCTTATCTCCCGCGTGCTGGAGCACGAAACACGCTTCTCCGAACTCTTTTTTGACTATCTGCACTGCATTCAGGCGCTTGCCGGAACCAGCGGCTCGCCGGAGCCCGCGTTGCGGCGTTTTGAGCTGGCGCTGCTCGGGCACCTGGGCTATGGCGTGGATTTTCTTCACTGCGCGGGCAGCGGTGAGCCGGTGGATGACACCATGACCTATCGCTATCGCGAAGAAAAGGGCTTTATTGCCAGCCTGGTGATTGATAACAACACGTTTACCGGGCACCATTTGAAAGCGTTGGCGAGTCGCGAATTTCCAGATGTTGATACGCTGCGCGCCGCGAAGCGCTTTACCCGTATCGCCCTGAAGCCCTATCTTGGCGGCAAACCGCTTAAGAGTCGGGAATTGTTTCGCCAGTTTATGCCCTCGCGAAAGGCGCGGGCGGATAATACGAATAATGATTAA
- the lepA gene encoding translation elongation factor 4, whose amino-acid sequence MKNIRNFSIIAHIDHGKSTLSDRIIQICGGLSDREMAAQVLDSMDLERERGITIKAQSVTLDYKASDGETYQLNFIDTPGHVDFSYEVSRSLAACEGALLVVDAGQGVEAQTLANCYTAMEMDLEVVPVLNKIDLPAADPERVADEIEDIVGIDAHDAVRCSAKTGVGVPDVLERLVRDIPPPEGDPDAPLQALIIDSWFDNYLGVVSLVRIKNGTMRKGDKIKVMSTGQVYNADRLGIFTPKQVDRTELKCGEVGWLVCAIKDILGAPVGDTLTAARNPADKALPGFKKVKPQVYAGLFPVSSDDYENFRDALGKLSLNDASLFYEPESSTALGFGFRCGFLGLLHMEIIQERLEREYDLDLITTAPTVVYEVETTSKEVIYVDSPSKLPPLNNIQELREPIAECHMLLPQEFLGNVITLCIEKRGVQTNMVYHGKQVALTYEIPMAEVVLDFFDRLKSTSRGYASLDYNFKRFQASNMVRVDVLINGERVDALALITHNDNAPYRGRELVEKMKELIPRQQFDIAIQAAIGNHIIARSTVKQLRKNVLAKCYGGDVSRKKKLLQKQKEGKKRMKQVGNVELPQEAFLAILHVGKDGK is encoded by the coding sequence ATGAAGAATATACGTAACTTTTCGATCATCGCTCACATCGACCACGGTAAGTCGACGCTGTCTGACCGTATCATCCAGATTTGCGGTGGCCTTTCTGATCGCGAAATGGCGGCCCAGGTTCTGGACTCCATGGACCTTGAACGTGAGCGCGGGATTACCATCAAGGCGCAGAGCGTCACCCTGGACTATAAAGCCAGCGATGGTGAAACTTATCAGCTCAACTTTATCGACACCCCGGGCCACGTTGACTTCTCCTATGAAGTATCGCGCTCCCTGGCGGCGTGCGAAGGCGCGCTGCTGGTGGTTGACGCCGGGCAGGGCGTAGAAGCCCAGACCCTGGCGAACTGCTATACCGCCATGGAAATGGACCTCGAAGTCGTTCCGGTGCTCAACAAGATCGACCTGCCTGCGGCCGATCCGGAGCGCGTAGCGGACGAGATTGAAGATATCGTCGGTATCGATGCTCACGACGCGGTTCGCTGCTCGGCGAAAACCGGCGTTGGCGTGCCGGACGTGCTGGAACGTCTGGTGCGCGATATTCCGCCGCCGGAAGGCGATCCGGACGCGCCGCTGCAGGCGCTGATCATCGACTCCTGGTTCGATAACTATTTAGGCGTCGTGTCGCTGGTGCGTATTAAAAACGGCACCATGCGCAAGGGCGATAAAATTAAGGTGATGAGCACCGGCCAGGTCTATAACGCTGACCGTCTGGGCATCTTCACCCCGAAACAGGTCGACCGTACCGAGCTGAAATGCGGCGAGGTAGGCTGGCTGGTCTGCGCGATCAAAGACATCCTCGGCGCGCCGGTGGGCGATACCCTGACCGCGGCGCGTAATCCAGCGGATAAAGCGCTGCCGGGCTTCAAAAAAGTGAAGCCGCAGGTCTATGCCGGTCTGTTCCCGGTGAGCTCTGATGACTATGAAAACTTCCGTGATGCGCTGGGTAAACTGAGTCTGAACGATGCTTCATTGTTCTATGAGCCGGAAAGCTCAACGGCGCTGGGCTTCGGCTTCCGCTGCGGCTTCCTCGGCCTGTTGCACATGGAAATCATTCAGGAGCGTCTGGAGCGTGAGTACGATCTTGACCTGATTACCACGGCGCCGACGGTAGTCTATGAAGTGGAAACGACCTCCAAAGAAGTTATCTACGTCGATAGCCCGTCCAAGCTGCCGCCGCTGAATAATATTCAGGAGCTGCGTGAGCCTATCGCCGAGTGTCACATGCTATTGCCGCAGGAGTTCCTCGGCAACGTGATCACCCTGTGTATCGAGAAGCGTGGTGTGCAGACCAACATGGTTTACCACGGTAAACAGGTGGCGCTGACCTACGAAATCCCGATGGCGGAAGTGGTTCTCGACTTCTTCGACCGTCTGAAGTCTACCTCCCGTGGCTATGCGTCGCTGGATTATAACTTCAAACGCTTCCAGGCCTCGAACATGGTGCGCGTTGACGTGCTGATCAACGGCGAGCGTGTCGATGCGCTGGCGCTGATCACCCACAACGACAACGCCCCTTATCGTGGTCGCGAACTGGTCGAGAAGATGAAAGAGCTGATCCCGCGTCAGCAGTTCGATATCGCCATTCAGGCGGCTATCGGCAACCACATCATCGCGCGCTCTACTGTGAAACAGCTGCGTAAAAACGTCCTGGCGAAATGCTACGGCGGCGACGTCAGCCGTAAGAAAAAGCTGCTGCAGAAGCAGAAAGAAGGTAAGAAGCGTATGAAGCAGGTCGGTAACGTTGAACTGCCGCAGGAAGCGTTCCTCGCCATTCTGCACGTTGGTAAAGACGGCAAATAA
- the pdxJ gene encoding pyridoxine 5'-phosphate synthase, translated as MAELLLGVNIDHIATLRNARGTAYPDPVQAAFIAEQAGADGITVHLREDRRHITDRDVRILRETLHTRMNLEMAVTEEMLTIACETKPHFCCLVPEKRQEVTTEGGLDVAGQRDKMRDACQRLADAGILVSLFIDADNEQIKAAADVGAPYIEIHTGCYADAKTDAEQAKELERIAKAATYAASLGLKVNAGHGLTYHNVKAIAALPEMHELNIGHAIIGRAVMSGLKEAVAEMKRLMLEARG; from the coding sequence ATGGCTGAATTACTGTTAGGGGTCAATATTGACCATATCGCGACCTTGCGTAACGCGCGCGGCACCGCCTATCCGGATCCGGTTCAGGCAGCGTTCATTGCCGAGCAGGCCGGCGCTGACGGCATCACCGTGCATCTGCGCGAAGACCGTCGCCATATTACCGATCGCGATGTGCGTATCCTGCGCGAGACGCTGCACACCCGGATGAATCTTGAAATGGCGGTCACCGAAGAGATGCTGACGATCGCCTGCGAAACCAAACCACACTTCTGCTGCCTGGTGCCGGAGAAACGTCAGGAAGTCACTACCGAAGGCGGACTGGACGTGGCCGGGCAGCGCGACAAGATGCGCGATGCCTGCCAACGTCTGGCGGATGCCGGTATCCTGGTCTCTCTGTTTATCGATGCGGATAACGAGCAGATCAAAGCGGCGGCAGACGTTGGCGCGCCCTATATCGAAATTCACACCGGCTGCTATGCCGATGCCAAAACCGATGCTGAGCAGGCGAAGGAGCTGGAACGTATTGCCAAAGCGGCCACCTATGCCGCCAGCCTTGGCCTGAAGGTGAATGCCGGCCACGGTCTGACCTATCACAACGTGAAAGCGATTGCCGCGCTGCCGGAAATGCATGAGCTGAATATCGGCCATGCGATTATCGGTCGCGCAGTGATGAGTGGCCTGAAAGAGGCTGTCGCGGAAATGAAGCGTCTGATGCTGGAAGCGCGCGGCTAA
- the lepB gene encoding signal peptidase I — protein sequence MANMFALILVIATLVTGLLWCLDKFIFAPKRRERQAAAQAATGEQLDKKTLKKVGPKPGWLETGASVFPVLAIVLIVRSFIYEPFQIPSGSMMPTLLIGDFILVEKFAYGIKDPIYQKTLIETGHPKRGDIVVFKYPEDPRLDYIKRAVGLPGDKVTYDPVAKQVTIQPGCSSGQACGNALPVTYSNVEPSDFVQTFSRSNGGEASSGFWQLPKGETKADGIRLTERQETLGDVTHRILMVPIAQDQVGMYYHQSGLPLATWIVPPGQYFMMGDNRDNSADSRYWGFVPEANLVGKATAIWMSFEKQEGEWPTGVRLSRIGGIH from the coding sequence ATGGCGAACATGTTTGCCCTGATTTTGGTCATTGCGACCCTTGTGACAGGGCTGTTGTGGTGTCTGGATAAGTTCATCTTCGCACCAAAACGTCGTGAGCGTCAGGCCGCTGCTCAGGCAGCGACCGGCGAGCAACTGGACAAGAAAACGCTGAAGAAAGTGGGCCCGAAACCGGGCTGGCTGGAAACTGGCGCCTCGGTCTTCCCGGTGCTGGCGATTGTGCTGATTGTGCGTTCGTTTATCTATGAACCTTTCCAGATCCCGTCAGGTTCGATGATGCCGACCCTGCTGATTGGCGATTTCATCCTGGTGGAGAAATTCGCTTACGGCATTAAAGATCCGATCTACCAGAAAACGCTGATCGAAACGGGTCATCCAAAGCGCGGCGACATCGTGGTGTTTAAATATCCGGAAGATCCGCGTCTCGACTACATTAAGCGCGCGGTGGGATTACCGGGCGATAAAGTCACCTACGATCCGGTTGCCAAGCAGGTCACTATTCAGCCGGGCTGCAGCTCCGGACAGGCCTGCGGCAACGCGCTGCCGGTGACCTATTCCAATGTTGAGCCGAGCGATTTCGTTCAGACCTTCTCCCGCAGCAACGGCGGCGAAGCGTCCAGCGGTTTCTGGCAGTTGCCGAAGGGCGAAACCAAAGCGGACGGCATTCGTCTGACCGAGCGTCAGGAGACGCTGGGCGACGTCACGCACCGTATTCTGATGGTGCCGATTGCCCAGGATCAGGTTGGGATGTACTACCATCAGTCCGGCCTGCCGCTGGCCACCTGGATTGTACCGCCCGGTCAGTATTTTATGATGGGTGACAACCGGGATAACAGCGCCGACAGCCGCTACTGGGGCTTTGTGCCGGAAGCGAACCTGGTCGGAAAAGCGACCGCTATCTGGATGAGTTTTGAAAAACAGGAAGGTGAATGGCCGACCGGCGTGCGGTTATCGCGCATTGGTGGAATTCATTAA